One genomic region from Bufo bufo chromosome 3, aBufBuf1.1, whole genome shotgun sequence encodes:
- the C3HXorf58 gene encoding putative uncharacterized protein CXorf58 homolog: MSITSISISLPDSTSVESLPPRKDQIKALQAEVTHKVDIGVAAIRIQRAWRCHRNKQIFRLLKHAARAAETFATYEILKKVSPLEAELLKDPGMQCKIRFRFAGYEFPPFIVFKIFHNSGGHGNRYITGKRIIIPSSEAATDACKLMGRRVYYEQMICDQLEHEKYRITDVVDVATFKDYMQYTSHLDETPAHQGGRENCWRRLSLKNMPRTTIMYDIVDYAESGILSSRLKEEMKLLLQLPYTEDVQRQQLSAVTQVRSPVPPPSSAISTHFSSLYSLAPRNSSRRSHKARLKVAKMKRIYGPGKEQDQDDTRVVSQQLSLGQQQQSNQVMFSDDDWDEEAEKLYAWSQSLSLEESELPSPVHL, translated from the exons ATGTCCATCACATCCATCTCTATCAGCCTGCCTGACAGCACTTCCGTAGAGTCACTGCCACCAAGGAAAGATCAAATTAAAGCACTGCAAGCAGAAGTGACACACAA GGTTGATATTGGCGTTGCTGCTATTCGAATTCAAAGAGCATGGAGGTGCCACCGCAACAAACAGATTTTTAGACTCCTCAAACATGCAGCCCGAGCGGCG GAAACCTTTGCAACATATGAAATCCTCAAGAAAGTCAGTCCCCTGGAAGCTGAATTACTAAAAGATCCTGGGATGCAGTGTAAAATAAGATTCAG ATTTGCAGGCTATGAATTTCCACCATTCATTGTTTTTAAGATTTTCCACAATTCTGGGGGCCATGGAAACCGGTATATCACTGGAAAGAGAATAATTATCCCTTCAAGTGAG GCTGCCACTGATGCTTGCAAATTGATGGGACGCCGTGTGTATTATGAGCAAATGATCTGTGATCAGCTTGAACATGAGAAATACAGAATAACAGATGTTGTGGATGTGGCAACCTTTAAAGATTACATGCAA TATACAAGTCACCTTGATGAGACTCCAGCTCATCAAGGAGGGAGGGAGAACTGCTGGAGAAGATTATCATTGAAAAATATGCCAAGGACAACCATCATGTATGACATAGTGGACTATGCAGAATCAGGAATCCTGTCCAGTAGACTCAAAGAGGAAATGAAGCTTCTCCTTCAGTTACCTTACACTGAAGATGTACAGCGCCAACAGCTTAGTGCTGTCACACAAGTCAG ATCACCCGTGCCACCCCCATCATCAGCCATTTCGACCCACTTCTCATCTCTCTATTCTTTGGCACCAAGAAATTCATCCCGACGATCACATAAGGCTCGCCTAAAAGTAGCAAAAATGAAGAGAATTTATGGTCCAGGAAAAGAACAG GATCAGGATGATACAAGAGTTGTCAGCCAACAGCTATCCTTGGGGCAACAACAGCAATCAAACCAGGTTATGTTTTCTGATGATGACTGGGATGAAGAAGCAGAAAAACTTTATGCTTGgagtcaaagcctgtctttggaagaATCTGAATTGCCATCCCCTGTACACCTGTAA